The following proteins come from a genomic window of Bacillus sp. Marseille-P3661:
- a CDS encoding metallophosphoesterase family protein, protein MNFSFIHAADIHLDSPLTGLEQYEGAPVDRIRSATRDAFKNLVDLAIEKRVSFIIIAGDLYDGDWKDYNTGLFFVSQMVRLQKEGIKVFLIRGNHDAASLITKELKLPDNVVEFSTKQAESYLIDELGVAIHGQGFATRSVEENLVKNYPTRKEGYLNIGILHTSATGREGHETYAPCSVDDMKEKGYDYWALGHIHLREVLHEKDPVVIFPGNIQGRHIKETGDKGCTLVIVEDGVISELAHLSLDVLRWELCEIDASGIESFDDLLEETRNVLDQTLQLAEGRFLAVRFKIYGATKLHQELIVAKDHFVNNLRTIAIEVGAGDIWVEKVKIETSRFINIDELKAQHTPVAVILDYIKTVSEDDVTLSELLSEFQDIQTVLPYELRQGEDGLDLSDVEFIKMRINEVEDLILYYLTKTEVEV, encoded by the coding sequence TTGAACTTTTCTTTTATACATGCTGCAGATATACATTTAGATAGTCCGCTAACAGGGCTTGAACAGTACGAGGGTGCACCGGTTGATAGAATTCGTAGTGCAACGAGGGATGCTTTTAAGAATTTAGTAGACTTAGCCATCGAGAAACGAGTTTCATTTATTATTATTGCTGGTGATTTATATGATGGTGATTGGAAAGATTACAATACTGGATTATTTTTTGTAAGTCAAATGGTTCGATTACAAAAAGAAGGGATTAAGGTCTTTCTTATCCGTGGAAATCATGATGCTGCTAGTTTAATAACAAAAGAGTTGAAGTTACCTGATAATGTCGTTGAATTTTCTACAAAACAAGCTGAATCATATCTAATAGATGAATTAGGTGTGGCCATCCATGGGCAGGGATTTGCAACTCGTTCGGTTGAAGAAAATCTGGTGAAGAACTATCCAACTCGAAAAGAAGGCTATCTCAATATTGGAATTTTACACACCAGTGCAACAGGACGTGAAGGTCATGAAACATATGCACCATGCTCGGTTGATGATATGAAAGAAAAAGGCTATGACTATTGGGCATTGGGACATATCCATTTACGTGAAGTTCTCCATGAAAAGGATCCTGTGGTTATATTTCCAGGTAATATCCAGGGGCGTCATATTAAAGAAACTGGGGACAAAGGCTGCACCCTTGTAATCGTAGAAGATGGAGTCATTTCAGAGCTTGCGCATCTTTCTCTAGATGTATTGCGCTGGGAACTTTGTGAAATTGATGCGAGTGGAATCGAAAGCTTTGACGATTTACTAGAAGAGACTCGAAACGTTTTAGATCAAACATTGCAGCTTGCAGAAGGACGATTTTTAGCTGTACGATTTAAAATATATGGAGCAACGAAACTGCATCAAGAATTAATTGTGGCAAAAGATCATTTCGTTAATAACCTTAGAACAATCGCAATAGAGGTTGGTGCTGGGGATATTTGGGTTGAAAAAGTAAAAATTGAAACAAGCCGTTTTATTAATATCGACGAATTAAAAGCACAACATACACCTGTAGCCGTTATTTTAGATTATATTAAGACGGTTTCCGAAGATGATGTTACATTATCCGAGCTACTTTCCGAGTTTCAGGACATACAAACAGTCCTGCCATATGAGCTCCGCCAAGGAGAGGACGGATTAGACTTAAGCGATGTTGAATTTATTAAAATGCGTATCAATGAAGTCGAGGATTTAATTTTGTATTATTTAACGAAAACGGAGGTGGAAGTGTAA
- a CDS encoding pilus assembly protein TadG-related protein: MELHNLVNNERGSGTVIIMVCMVLAAIFLGLLFFDFSNVFINKRVTQTGADAAAMAAAKTANSYMRIDLQDKTQEALDDLGDRWDDFFQDALDAFNAGTGPDPYPIEDLLDDFVTIVENELGKSMPGDVKAWILNHAESVTAETAMKFFFNDDEVNEMACNAVKLHLDEAEQEAEKYALKNQNDKLIEMTFIPEDFRIYVQTERKGKYTTVSDNMVPAVTSESSAKIGDPKGYKGKISCS; this comes from the coding sequence ATGGAGTTACACAATCTAGTAAACAATGAACGCGGAAGCGGAACAGTGATCATCATGGTTTGTATGGTCCTAGCGGCCATCTTTTTAGGATTACTTTTTTTTGACTTTTCAAATGTGTTTATAAATAAAAGAGTAACACAGACAGGTGCAGATGCTGCAGCAATGGCTGCTGCAAAAACAGCCAATAGTTATATGCGGATTGACCTTCAGGATAAGACACAAGAAGCGCTGGATGATTTAGGTGATCGTTGGGATGATTTTTTCCAGGATGCATTGGATGCATTTAATGCCGGAACAGGACCGGATCCATACCCGATTGAAGATCTGTTGGATGATTTCGTAACGATTGTCGAGAACGAATTAGGGAAATCCATGCCGGGTGATGTTAAAGCTTGGATTTTGAATCATGCTGAATCAGTGACGGCGGAAACAGCAATGAAATTTTTCTTCAACGATGATGAAGTGAATGAGATGGCATGTAACGCAGTTAAGCTTCACTTAGATGAAGCCGAACAGGAAGCTGAAAAATATGCCTTAAAGAATCAAAATGACAAATTGATTGAGATGACATTTATTCCAGAAGATTTTCGGATTTATGTTCAAACAGAACGTAAAGGAAAATATACGACTGTGTCAGATAATATGGTTCCTGCGGTGACCTCAGAATCATCAGCAAAAATTGGGGATCCAAAAGGATATAAAGGTAAAATTTCTTGTAGTTAG
- a CDS encoding CPBP family intramembrane glutamic endopeptidase produces the protein MKNMHLLLVPTIMIYVGLQLLSNIFITFLLFYCWLLIVPLLEKKKTKFILLGSIRGDSKNIFSVGILSGLLSLSFVFGGLLLLHPSIIDVDHIQSILDEWGFTGRAVIGLIIILLVVNPILEEVYWRSFMYQKLKAGMKAIYANLITSFFYTLYHLLIVIPIFQMPLRAIAVISVFLAGIFWGYLREKTNSIIGSIISHLLADLGIICAYWFIIR, from the coding sequence ATGAAAAACATGCATCTCTTACTTGTTCCTACAATTATGATTTATGTAGGACTACAGCTTTTAAGTAATATTTTTATTACCTTTCTATTGTTTTACTGTTGGTTGTTGATTGTTCCTTTGCTCGAAAAAAAGAAAACAAAGTTTATTCTTTTGGGATCGATCAGGGGTGATTCAAAAAATATATTTTCAGTTGGAATTTTAAGTGGCTTACTATCTTTAAGCTTTGTGTTTGGCGGCTTACTGTTGCTTCATCCCTCTATTATTGACGTAGATCATATCCAATCTATATTAGACGAATGGGGGTTTACTGGTAGGGCTGTTATTGGATTAATTATTATTTTACTTGTCGTGAATCCTATTCTCGAAGAGGTTTACTGGCGTAGTTTTATGTACCAAAAACTAAAAGCAGGAATGAAAGCAATTTATGCCAATTTAATTACTTCGTTTTTTTATACACTGTATCATTTATTAATTGTAATTCCAATATTTCAAATGCCGCTTAGGGCAATAGCAGTTATATCTGTATTTTTAGCAGGGATTTTTTGGGGTTATTTACGTGAAAAAACAAATTCTATCATTGGATCAATCATAAGCCATTTATTAGCCGATTTAGGGATTATCTGTGCATATTGGTTTATTATTAGGTAA
- a CDS encoding TadE/TadG family type IV pilus assembly protein produces MKSNLKKYTNNEKGSQVIEFVALFPLIILSILIIWQIGLIAFSLVVAESAARDGARAAAIHDPNWKQVAENSASGLNVIVTGGPGTTEAKVNVEVQAPVVQLPFINDISFSYTVDAVMPMEED; encoded by the coding sequence ATGAAGAGCAACCTTAAAAAATATACAAACAATGAAAAAGGCTCTCAAGTAATCGAATTTGTTGCTTTGTTCCCTTTAATCATTTTATCAATTCTAATTATCTGGCAAATTGGCTTAATTGCGTTTTCGTTAGTTGTGGCCGAATCAGCTGCTCGCGATGGTGCACGAGCAGCTGCCATCCATGATCCAAATTGGAAACAAGTTGCAGAGAATTCTGCCTCAGGTCTTAATGTTATCGTAACCGGAGGACCAGGTACAACAGAAGCAAAGGTAAATGTTGAGGTGCAAGCGCCTGTTGTTCAGTTGCCTTTTATTAATGATATCTCTTTTTCCTATACGGTTGATGCCGTTATGCCAATGGAGGAAGACTAA
- a CDS encoding type II secretion system F family protein, whose translation MEFITFVSFVLIILILILLFIGLVYAYIYIVKKDNLLKANGGFSTKKSKNKRLLRERLLTPLVKWGKQAGPVGIKYPFFADKTKHEMYLGQAGNPLGLQLQDFYGFRFVLGMIGLGFASFYGILGLPFALQIVVLSILGGFFGPSIWLFIKARHRQETISIMMPDFLDTVSVTLSAGVSLDGALKQVTKQIEGPLSEEIDRFTKEVELGVPRITAYQNLMGRNSSKELHSLVNALIQGTTLGVPVSRTFKLQAEDLRATRGFIAKEKAAKASPQVTLVTTFFIAPAVIGLILGLLALNVIYNKEAFGLDIFFSQ comes from the coding sequence ATGGAGTTTATAACCTTCGTTTCATTTGTGTTAATTATCTTGATTTTAATATTACTGTTTATCGGGCTTGTATATGCCTATATTTATATAGTCAAAAAAGATAATTTGTTGAAGGCGAATGGCGGTTTTTCAACGAAAAAAAGTAAGAATAAAAGATTGCTAAGGGAAAGGTTGCTAACCCCGCTTGTTAAATGGGGGAAACAAGCTGGACCTGTAGGAATTAAGTATCCGTTTTTTGCTGATAAAACAAAACATGAAATGTATCTGGGGCAAGCAGGAAATCCGCTTGGTCTTCAATTGCAGGACTTCTATGGCTTTCGATTTGTGCTAGGAATGATTGGTTTAGGATTTGCATCGTTTTACGGTATTTTAGGATTGCCTTTCGCGTTACAGATTGTAGTTCTCTCCATTTTAGGTGGGTTTTTTGGACCTAGCATTTGGCTCTTTATTAAAGCGAGACATCGTCAAGAAACGATCAGTATTATGATGCCTGATTTCCTAGATACGGTCAGTGTCACGCTATCCGCAGGTGTAAGTTTGGATGGCGCACTAAAACAAGTAACGAAACAAATTGAAGGACCACTAAGTGAGGAAATAGACAGATTTACAAAAGAAGTTGAGTTAGGTGTTCCACGAATTACGGCTTATCAAAATTTAATGGGACGAAATTCATCGAAAGAGCTTCATTCACTTGTAAATGCGTTAATACAAGGAACTACGCTGGGTGTACCAGTATCGCGAACATTTAAGCTACAAGCTGAAGATTTACGCGCTACTAGAGGGTTCATTGCTAAAGAAAAAGCTGCTAAAGCAAGTCCGCAAGTGACCCTTGTAACTACGTTTTTCATTGCCCCAGCTGTTATTGGTTTAATCCTTGGGCTATTAGCTCTAAATGTTATTTATAACAAGGAAGCATTTGGTTTAGATATATTCTTTTCTCAGTAA
- a CDS encoding TraB/GumN family protein has protein sequence MAVEHESITRIELDGKEYILVGTAHVSKQSAELVKEVIESEKPDSVCIELDEQRYKSIQEGNKWKDMDIFKVIKEKKATLLLMNLAISSFQNRMAKQFGIKAGQEMIQGIESAKEVGAELVLADRNIQITFARIWNGVGFLGKGKLLTQILFSIVSNESISEEDLEKLKSQDMLDAMLNEFTESFPRLKTPLIDERDQYLAQKIREAPGEKIVAVLGAAHVPGIKEEIKKDHDLKLLNQVPPKSNVPKIIGWSIPVLILAIIAYTFYANPSAGMQQTLSWVLWNGALSAIGTAIALGHPLAVLTAFIAAPITSLNPLLAAGWFAGFVQAYIRRPSVRDFENLSEDVFSVKGFWNNKVTRILLIVVLANVGSSLGTFIAGADIIRVFFENF, from the coding sequence ATGGCAGTTGAACACGAGAGCATAACTAGAATTGAATTAGACGGTAAGGAATACATATTAGTTGGTACTGCACACGTTTCAAAACAAAGTGCTGAATTAGTAAAAGAAGTTATCGAAAGTGAAAAACCAGATTCTGTTTGTATAGAATTAGATGAACAAAGATATAAATCCATCCAAGAAGGCAATAAGTGGAAGGATATGGACATATTTAAGGTTATTAAGGAAAAGAAAGCAACGTTATTGCTGATGAACCTAGCTATTTCATCTTTCCAGAACCGCATGGCCAAACAGTTTGGAATAAAAGCAGGTCAGGAAATGATTCAAGGAATTGAATCAGCAAAAGAAGTAGGGGCTGAACTAGTCCTAGCTGACCGAAATATTCAAATTACATTTGCGCGGATTTGGAATGGCGTCGGATTTTTGGGAAAAGGTAAATTACTTACGCAAATTTTATTTAGTATTGTAAGTAATGAAAGCATATCAGAGGAAGATCTTGAAAAGTTGAAATCTCAGGATATGCTCGATGCAATGCTGAACGAATTTACAGAGTCTTTTCCTAGATTAAAAACTCCGCTAATTGATGAAAGAGACCAATATTTAGCGCAGAAAATTAGAGAGGCACCCGGTGAAAAAATTGTTGCGGTTCTTGGTGCGGCTCATGTTCCAGGTATTAAAGAAGAAATCAAAAAAGATCATGATTTGAAGCTTTTAAATCAAGTACCACCTAAATCCAATGTTCCTAAAATTATCGGTTGGTCAATACCGGTGTTAATTCTTGCAATCATAGCATATACGTTTTACGCAAATCCTTCTGCGGGGATGCAACAAACGCTAAGTTGGGTATTGTGGAATGGAGCTCTTTCTGCAATTGGGACCGCTATTGCTTTAGGTCATCCACTTGCGGTTTTAACAGCCTTTATAGCCGCACCCATTACATCCTTAAATCCATTGCTTGCTGCTGGATGGTTTGCCGGATTTGTACAAGCTTATATACGCCGACCAAGTGTACGTGATTTTGAAAATCTTTCAGAAGATGTATTCAGTGTAAAAGGGTTTTGGAATAATAAAGTTACACGTATTTTACTAATCGTAGTATTGGCGAATGTAGGGAGTTCTTTAGGGACATTTATTGCAGGTGCGGACATCATTCGTGTGTTTTTTGAGAATTTTTAG
- a CDS encoding CpaF family protein, with the protein MSWLEKASVFTSKQENQREWNVGQTQVDQWVRHYKNRLIKEANLESITMLPPMERKKTIERLVIQMINEERVIITSDQTEQIIEQIINESVGYGPLESLLRDESITEIMVNGANEVFIERHGKLEKSNVKFKDDQHVRHIIDRIIAPLGRRIDESSPMVDARLQDGSRVNAVIPPISVDGPSISIRKFKKDPFSLEDLRNFGSFSEDMADFLQAAVKAKANILVSGGTGSGKTTLLNVLSGSIPNGERIVTIEDMAELRFTYENLIRLEARPPNMEGKGEITIRHLVKNALRMRPDRIIVGEVRGSEAIDMLQAMNTGHEGSLTTIHANSPKDALGRLESMVIMSGLPLTVEVIRGYFVGALDLIVQTSRFSDGKRRIVHISEIVEEDGELLLKDIYKFERRATHADGTIQGEFIATGYVPKIYDRFLAYGIDIIKKNKAGVVR; encoded by the coding sequence AAAATCGATTAATTAAAGAGGCCAATTTAGAAAGTATTACAATGCTCCCACCAATGGAACGTAAAAAGACCATTGAACGTTTAGTTATTCAAATGATCAATGAGGAACGAGTGATTATCACCTCTGATCAAACAGAGCAAATTATCGAACAAATTATCAATGAATCGGTTGGTTATGGACCTCTTGAAAGCTTATTACGTGATGAGTCGATTACAGAAATAATGGTAAATGGTGCGAATGAGGTTTTTATTGAAAGACATGGGAAACTTGAAAAATCAAATGTAAAGTTTAAAGATGACCAACATGTCCGCCACATTATTGACCGGATTATTGCCCCTTTAGGCAGGCGGATTGATGAAAGTTCACCGATGGTAGATGCTAGATTACAAGATGGCAGCCGTGTGAATGCGGTTATTCCTCCAATTAGTGTTGATGGACCTTCGATATCAATCCGGAAATTTAAAAAAGACCCTTTTAGTTTGGAGGATCTAAGAAATTTTGGAAGTTTTTCAGAAGATATGGCAGACTTCCTGCAAGCAGCAGTAAAAGCAAAAGCAAATATTCTAGTATCTGGCGGAACAGGGAGTGGAAAAACGACATTATTAAATGTATTATCCGGTTCCATTCCAAACGGAGAGCGTATTGTTACGATCGAGGATATGGCTGAATTGCGATTTACCTATGAAAACTTAATTCGTTTGGAAGCGCGCCCCCCAAATATGGAAGGCAAAGGGGAAATCACGATTCGGCATTTAGTAAAAAACGCCCTTCGTATGCGACCTGACCGGATTATAGTTGGGGAAGTTCGCGGATCTGAAGCGATCGACATGCTTCAAGCGATGAATACAGGTCATGAAGGATCTTTGACAACAATTCATGCGAACAGTCCTAAAGATGCATTAGGGCGACTAGAATCAATGGTAATTATGTCCGGTTTGCCGCTGACTGTAGAGGTAATCAGGGGTTATTTTGTTGGGGCCTTAGATTTAATTGTTCAAACTTCTAGATTCTCGGATGGAAAAAGAAGGATTGTTCATATTTCTGAGATCGTCGAGGAAGATGGTGAGCTCTTACTTAAGGATATTTATAAATTTGAACGTCGTGCAACACATGCAGATGGAACGATTCAAGGCGAATTTATAGCGACCGGTTACGTACCCAAAATTTACGATCGTTTTCTTGCTTATGGGATTGACATTATAAAAAAGAATAAAGCTGGTGTTGTGAGATGA
- a CDS encoding heme biosynthesis protein HemY, which produces MKCKINRNAEKKLTEMLNSPGGEGKKVRVFITYMHGDHAHYDVKLDTPTEHDEIVQTDKGIEVLLDKREEFLDGVWIKYFYVPQEGFEITNPSKEPQGHHHH; this is translated from the coding sequence ATGAAATGCAAGATTAATCGAAATGCAGAAAAAAAGTTAACAGAAATGCTGAACAGTCCTGGAGGAGAAGGTAAAAAGGTTCGAGTTTTCATTACATATATGCATGGCGATCACGCGCATTATGATGTGAAATTGGACACGCCGACAGAGCATGATGAAATTGTTCAAACAGACAAGGGAATTGAGGTACTATTAGACAAACGTGAAGAATTTTTAGATGGAGTTTGGATCAAATACTTTTATGTTCCACAAGAAGGTTTTGAAATTACGAATCCTTCTAAAGAACCGCAAGGCCATCACCATCATTAA
- a CDS encoding type II secretion system F family protein yields the protein MNLAWALLTASIFTACMGCFFLFKGKSTRAAYKRADQWFDHEKTKERKSFVLVFGDKFDSSDISESLRKKLIQGDIALKPSEYMGIYILLLGLLTFFNIVVLGLLFLMGFLFAYVIVYFGSKFYLSSRKDKRTESFNKQLPEICRMMSNGIKAGQTIPQAIEMVGRDVKEPSKLEFKNMDYQLKLGDSLEYVMTEFKERVSSSDINIFVSTILIQQRVGGNLAEVLSNMAETLEERSRVHKEIKTVTAESRSIAYILVFMPFLMAMMMNLFIKGFLNVLFKPLGMLVFAVFSAIVFGAFLLIKRITDIRV from the coding sequence ATGAATTTAGCATGGGCTTTATTGACAGCAAGCATTTTTACAGCTTGTATGGGGTGTTTCTTTCTTTTTAAAGGCAAAAGTACAAGGGCAGCATATAAACGAGCTGATCAATGGTTTGATCATGAAAAAACAAAGGAAAGAAAAAGCTTTGTTCTCGTTTTCGGCGATAAGTTTGATTCCTCAGACATATCAGAGTCGCTGCGTAAAAAGCTCATTCAAGGTGATATCGCTTTAAAACCGTCTGAGTATATGGGGATTTATATCTTACTGTTAGGATTGTTAACTTTCTTCAATATAGTTGTATTAGGATTACTATTTTTAATGGGATTTTTATTTGCTTATGTCATTGTCTATTTTGGATCAAAGTTCTATTTAAGTTCTAGAAAAGATAAACGGACAGAAAGCTTTAATAAACAGCTCCCGGAAATATGCAGAATGATGTCCAACGGAATAAAAGCTGGCCAGACTATTCCCCAAGCCATTGAAATGGTTGGGAGGGATGTGAAAGAACCTAGTAAGCTAGAATTCAAAAATATGGATTACCAGCTTAAACTAGGTGACAGTTTAGAATATGTCATGACAGAGTTCAAAGAACGTGTGTCCAGCAGTGACATTAATATTTTTGTTAGTACTATTTTAATACAGCAACGAGTTGGCGGTAATTTAGCCGAAGTATTATCGAATATGGCGGAAACGCTTGAAGAAAGAAGTCGCGTCCATAAAGAAATTAAAACAGTAACGGCTGAGAGTCGTTCGATTGCCTACATCCTTGTTTTTATGCCATTTTTAATGGCAATGATGATGAATTTGTTTATTAAAGGTTTTTTAAATGTTTTGTTCAAGCCGCTTGGAATGCTAGTTTTTGCTGTGTTTTCTGCCATCGTATTCGGAGCGTTTCTCCTGATCAAAAGAATTACAGACATAAGGGTGTAG